One stretch of Cervus canadensis isolate Bull #8, Minnesota chromosome 5, ASM1932006v1, whole genome shotgun sequence DNA includes these proteins:
- the LOC122442573 gene encoding small nuclear ribonucleoprotein E-like, with amino-acid sequence MAYQGQGQKVQKVMVQPINLIFRYLQNRLQIQVWLYEQVNMRIEGCIIGFDEYMNLVLDNAEEIHSKTKSRKQLGWVMLKGDNITLLQSVSN; translated from the coding sequence ATGGCGTACCAGGGCCAGGGCCAGAAGGTGCAGAAGGTGATGGTGCAGCCCATCAATCTCATCTTCAGATACTTGCAAAATAGATTGCAGATTCAGGTGTGGCTTTATGAGCAAGTGAATATGCGGATAGAAGGCTGTATCATTGGTTTTGATGAGTATATGAACCTCGTATTAGATAATGCAGAAGAGATTCATTCTAAAACAAAGTCAAGAAAACAACTGGGTTGGGTCATGCTAAAAGGAGATAACATTACTCTGCTCCAAAGTGTCTCCAACTAG